The Zeimonas sediminis genome window below encodes:
- a CDS encoding ABC transporter permease: MRILSLALRRLAASLPTLFVILAGLFLLLQLAPGDTVDALVAQMGGGDAAMIEELRRHYGLDLPVAVQLGNYLWRLVSLDLGHSAIYGKPVVDVILERLPATLLLMVSALSFAFAAGMALGVIAARRVNKWPDTAISTLGLVFYATPSFWFGLMGIVVFAVRLAWLPPGGFETIGAGYTGVARVLDIARHLLLPTVTLALIFLAIYLRIMRASMLEVLTLDFVRTARAKGLNETAVVVRHVLRNALLPMVTLIGLQAGAMLGGSVVVESVFALPGLGRLAYDSVVQRDLNTLLGIVFVSALLVIVINFVVDLAYARLDPRIGAGH, from the coding sequence GTGAGGATCCTCTCTCTCGCTCTGCGTCGGCTGGCGGCGAGCCTGCCGACGCTCTTCGTCATCCTGGCGGGGCTCTTCCTGCTGCTGCAGCTGGCGCCGGGCGACACGGTCGACGCGCTGGTCGCGCAGATGGGCGGCGGCGACGCGGCGATGATCGAGGAGCTGCGCCGCCACTACGGGCTCGACCTGCCGGTGGCGGTGCAGTTGGGCAACTACCTGTGGCGGCTGGTCAGCCTCGACCTGGGCCACTCGGCGATCTACGGCAAGCCGGTCGTCGACGTGATCCTCGAGCGGCTGCCGGCCACGCTGCTGCTGATGGTCTCCGCGCTGTCCTTCGCGTTCGCCGCCGGCATGGCGCTGGGCGTGATCGCCGCGCGGCGCGTCAACAAGTGGCCCGACACCGCCATCTCGACGCTGGGCCTGGTCTTCTACGCCACGCCGTCCTTCTGGTTCGGGCTGATGGGCATCGTGGTGTTCGCGGTGCGGCTGGCCTGGCTGCCGCCGGGCGGCTTCGAGACGATCGGCGCCGGCTACACCGGCGTCGCGCGCGTGCTGGACATCGCCCGCCACCTGCTGCTGCCCACGGTCACGCTCGCGCTGATCTTCCTGGCGATCTACCTGCGGATCATGCGCGCGTCGATGCTGGAGGTGCTCACGCTCGACTTCGTGCGCACCGCGCGCGCCAAGGGCCTGAACGAGACCGCCGTCGTCGTGCGCCACGTGCTGCGCAACGCGCTGCTGCCGATGGTCACGCTGATCGGCCTTCAGGCCGGCGCGATGCTCGGCGGCTCGGTGGTCGTCGAGAGCGTGTTCGCGCTTCCCGGGCTCGGGCGGCTCGCCTACGACTCGGTCGTGCAGCGCGACCTGAACACCCTGCTGGGCATCGTCTTCGTCTCCGCGCTGCTGGTCATCGTGATCAACTTCGTCGTCGATCTCGCCTATGCGCGGCTCGATCCGCGCATCGGCGCCGGGCACTGA
- a CDS encoding ABC transporter substrate-binding protein: protein MSFTRRDALKTGPAVALGASIPALAQAQAKGEPRRGGTVTVHMQGEQRILNPALRASTGVYVVGGKIMEPLVDLNAKGEPDPVLATSWESSPDGKTITFKLRQGVNWHDGKPFTSADVQFTAMEMWKRHLNYGTALQLYLDGVDTPDAHTAVFRYSRPMPMDLMLRAMSDLGYIAPKHVYEGTNVLENPANTAPIGTGPFKFSKYERGQYVIAVRNENYWRKGFPYLDQIVWRFIPDPAAAVAAIESGQIQISAEGALPLADLDRLKKDPKFEVSSRGNEGNAVMNTIEFNFRRKELADRRVREAIVRALDVEFFCENFLYGFAKPAKGPIPSSSPKFFPKDAPAYPFDKKKAEALLDAAGYKRGADGKRFSIRLVPAPWGEDITLWSTFIQQSLQQVGIGVEIVRYDAAGFLSNVYKDWNFDLATGWHQYRGDPAVSTTVWYRSGSPKGAPWTNQWGWQSDQVDKLIDAAAFETDPAKRRQLYADWVKRVNDEIPLWMAIERLLISVTNKSLQNHHNQPRWISSSWHDLWLSA from the coding sequence ATGAGCTTCACACGCCGCGATGCACTGAAAACCGGCCCGGCGGTCGCGCTGGGCGCCTCCATCCCGGCGCTCGCCCAGGCGCAGGCGAAGGGCGAGCCGCGCCGTGGCGGCACCGTCACCGTCCACATGCAGGGCGAGCAGCGCATCCTGAATCCGGCGCTGCGCGCGTCCACCGGCGTCTACGTGGTCGGCGGCAAGATCATGGAGCCGCTGGTCGACCTGAACGCCAAGGGCGAGCCCGACCCGGTGCTGGCCACCTCGTGGGAGTCGTCGCCCGACGGCAAGACGATCACCTTCAAGCTGCGCCAGGGCGTGAACTGGCACGACGGAAAGCCCTTCACCTCGGCCGACGTCCAGTTCACGGCCATGGAGATGTGGAAGAGGCACCTGAACTACGGCACCGCGCTGCAGCTCTACCTCGACGGCGTCGACACGCCCGACGCGCACACCGCGGTGTTCCGCTATTCCCGGCCGATGCCGATGGACCTGATGCTGCGCGCGATGTCCGACCTCGGCTACATCGCGCCGAAGCACGTCTACGAGGGCACCAACGTGCTCGAGAACCCGGCCAACACCGCGCCGATCGGCACCGGCCCGTTCAAGTTCTCGAAGTACGAGCGCGGCCAGTACGTGATCGCGGTGCGCAACGAGAACTACTGGCGCAAGGGCTTCCCCTACCTCGACCAGATCGTCTGGCGCTTCATTCCCGATCCGGCCGCCGCGGTGGCGGCGATCGAGTCCGGCCAGATCCAGATCAGTGCCGAAGGCGCGCTGCCGCTGGCCGACCTCGACCGCCTGAAGAAGGACCCGAAGTTCGAGGTGTCCAGCCGCGGCAACGAGGGCAACGCGGTGATGAACACGATCGAGTTCAACTTCCGCCGCAAGGAGCTCGCCGACCGTCGGGTGCGCGAGGCGATCGTGCGCGCGCTCGACGTCGAATTCTTCTGCGAGAACTTCCTGTACGGCTTCGCCAAGCCCGCGAAGGGGCCGATCCCGAGCTCCTCGCCGAAGTTCTTCCCGAAGGACGCGCCGGCCTATCCCTTCGACAAGAAGAAGGCCGAGGCCCTGCTCGATGCGGCCGGCTACAAGCGCGGCGCCGACGGCAAGCGCTTCAGCATCCGGCTGGTGCCTGCTCCCTGGGGCGAGGACATCACGCTTTGGTCGACCTTCATCCAGCAGTCGCTGCAGCAGGTCGGCATCGGCGTCGAGATCGTCCGCTACGACGCGGCCGGCTTCCTCAGCAACGTCTACAAGGACTGGAACTTCGACCTGGCCACCGGCTGGCACCAGTATCGCGGCGACCCGGCGGTGTCCACCACCGTCTGGTACCGCTCGGGCAGCCCGAAGGGCGCGCCCTGGACCAACCAGTGGGGCTGGCAGTCGGACCAGGTCGACAAGCTGATCGACGCGGCGGCCTTCGAGACCGATCCGGCGAAGCGGCGCCAGCTGTATGCGGACTGGGTCAAGCGGGTCAACGACGAGATTCCGCTCTGGATGGCGATCGAGCGGCTGCTGATCTCGGTGACCAACAAGTCGCTGCAGAACCACCACAACCAGCCGCGCTGGATCTCCAGCAGCTGGCACGACCTGTGGCTCTCCGCCTGA
- a CDS encoding NAD(P)/FAD-dependent oxidoreductase: protein MSAAARAPSTAHHGSIWAATAPPGPACPKLEASVEADAVVIGAGFTGLSTALNLRKSGVDVAVVEAAEPGWGASGRNNGQVIPTLSRPDPDDIEAKHGEAGERFVALLRDCASILFDTVREHAIVAEAEQTGWVQPAHSPGRIAISERRVRQWSKRGAPVELLSRAQASEMLGSDAWHGGFWNRTGGHVNPLALARGLAHAVVEAGGRIFAQSPALSFSRVGDQWLVRTPAGQVRARALVLATNAYTGEFAPALAPRIAREVVPVLSWQMATLPLPDAVRATVIPGRQAMSDTHGDLHFARYDARNRLVTGGAIIVPFNQAERLKAMIGERLKRLWPQIGEVRFDHVWNGYVGMTDDFLPRFHRLGPDAWAWAGCNGRAVGLSVALGGEFAKAVRGVPENELALPFTEPAPLPLHSLARRVAPLMLLRYRQLDRREFRAG, encoded by the coding sequence ATGTCCGCTGCAGCCCGCGCGCCGTCGACCGCACACCACGGTTCGATCTGGGCCGCCACCGCGCCGCCCGGCCCGGCCTGCCCGAAGCTGGAGGCGAGCGTCGAAGCCGACGCGGTCGTGATCGGCGCCGGCTTCACCGGCCTGTCCACCGCGCTGAACCTGCGCAAGTCGGGCGTCGACGTCGCAGTCGTCGAGGCGGCCGAGCCGGGCTGGGGCGCCTCGGGCCGCAACAACGGGCAGGTGATTCCCACGTTGTCCCGGCCCGATCCCGACGACATCGAGGCCAAGCACGGCGAGGCCGGCGAGCGATTCGTCGCGCTGCTGCGCGACTGCGCGTCGATCCTGTTCGATACGGTCCGCGAGCACGCGATCGTGGCCGAGGCCGAGCAGACCGGCTGGGTGCAGCCCGCGCACAGCCCGGGACGCATCGCGATCTCCGAGCGCCGGGTGCGGCAATGGTCGAAGCGCGGCGCGCCGGTCGAGCTGCTCAGCCGCGCCCAGGCGAGCGAGATGCTCGGCTCCGACGCCTGGCACGGCGGCTTCTGGAACCGCACCGGCGGCCACGTCAATCCGCTCGCGCTGGCGCGCGGGCTCGCGCACGCCGTCGTCGAGGCCGGGGGGCGCATCTTCGCGCAGTCGCCGGCGCTGTCGTTCTCTCGGGTCGGCGACCAGTGGCTGGTCCGAACGCCCGCCGGGCAGGTGCGCGCCCGCGCGCTGGTGCTGGCCACCAATGCCTACACCGGCGAGTTCGCCCCTGCGCTCGCGCCGCGGATCGCGCGCGAGGTGGTGCCGGTGCTGTCGTGGCAGATGGCCACCCTGCCGCTGCCCGACGCGGTGCGGGCCACGGTGATCCCGGGCCGCCAGGCGATGTCCGACACCCATGGCGACCTGCACTTCGCGCGCTACGACGCCCGCAACCGGCTTGTGACCGGCGGCGCGATCATCGTGCCCTTCAACCAGGCGGAGCGGCTGAAGGCGATGATCGGCGAGCGGCTGAAGCGGCTCTGGCCGCAGATCGGCGAGGTCCGTTTCGACCACGTCTGGAACGGTTACGTCGGGATGACCGACGACTTCCTGCCGCGCTTCCACCGGCTCGGTCCCGATGCCTGGGCCTGGGCCGGCTGCAACGGCCGGGCGGTCGGCCTTTCGGTGGCCCTGGGCGGAGAGTTCGCCAAGGCGGTCCGCGGCGTGCCCGAGAACGAGCTCGCCCTGCCGTTCACCGAACCGGCGCCGCTGCCGCTGCACTCGCTCGCCCGGCGCGTCGCGCCGCTGATGCTGCTGCGCTACCGCCAGCTGGACCGGCGCGAGTTCCGCGCCGGTTGA
- a CDS encoding PLP-dependent cysteine synthase family protein — MNPRSWEAQAIRRIEADFNRSADTHLIPVPLPAFPGVQLYLKDESSHPTGSLKHRLARSLFLYALCNGWLHEGSTVVEASSGSTAVSEAYFARLLGLPFVAVMPRTTSPEKIAAIEFYGGRCHLVDQPGQVYGESERLARELGGHYMDQFTYAERATDWRSNNNIAESIFAQMAHEPHPVPAWIVCGCGTGGTTATIGRFIRYRCHPTRVCATDPENSVFFDAYATGDEGLRLDCGSRIEGIGRPRVERSFVPGAIDTMLKVPDLASLGAIHYLRGVLGRRCGGSTGTNLVGALQLARRMHEAGESGSIVAILCDGGERYAHSYYNPDWLAANGYDVAPAAAAVRDCAERGRTLPWEIAEAVRP, encoded by the coding sequence ATGAATCCGCGAAGCTGGGAAGCCCAGGCGATCCGAAGGATCGAGGCCGACTTCAACCGCTCGGCCGACACCCACCTGATTCCGGTGCCGCTCCCCGCCTTCCCGGGCGTGCAGCTGTACCTGAAGGACGAGTCCAGCCATCCGACCGGCAGCCTCAAGCACCGTCTGGCGCGCTCGCTGTTCCTGTACGCGCTGTGCAACGGCTGGCTGCACGAGGGCAGCACCGTGGTCGAGGCCTCGTCGGGCTCGACCGCGGTGTCCGAAGCCTACTTCGCGCGCCTGCTTGGCCTGCCCTTCGTGGCGGTGATGCCGCGGACCACCTCGCCCGAGAAGATCGCGGCGATCGAGTTCTACGGCGGACGCTGCCATCTCGTCGACCAGCCCGGGCAGGTCTACGGCGAATCGGAGCGGCTGGCGCGCGAGCTGGGCGGCCACTACATGGACCAGTTCACCTACGCCGAGCGCGCGACCGACTGGCGCAGCAACAACAACATCGCCGAGTCGATCTTCGCGCAGATGGCGCACGAGCCGCACCCGGTGCCGGCATGGATCGTCTGCGGCTGCGGCACCGGCGGCACCACCGCCACGATCGGGCGCTTCATCCGCTACCGCTGCCACCCGACCCGCGTGTGCGCGACCGACCCCGAGAACTCGGTATTCTTCGACGCCTACGCGACCGGCGACGAGGGCCTGCGGCTGGACTGCGGCTCGCGGATCGAGGGCATCGGCCGGCCGCGTGTCGAGCGGTCCTTCGTGCCCGGCGCGATCGACACGATGCTGAAGGTGCCCGACCTGGCGTCGCTGGGCGCGATCCACTACCTGCGCGGCGTGCTCGGCCGGCGCTGCGGCGGCTCCACCGGCACCAACCTGGTCGGCGCGCTGCAGCTCGCCCGCCGGATGCACGAGGCCGGCGAATCGGGCTCGATCGTGGCGATCCTGTGCGACGGCGGCGAGCGCTACGCGCACAGCTACTACAACCCGGACTGGCTGGCGGCCAACGGCTACGACGTCGCGCCGGCGGCGGCGGCAGTGCGCGACTGCGCCGAGCGGGGCCGCACCCTGCCGTGGGAGATCGCCGAAGCCGTCCGGCCGTAA